The Candidatus Zixiibacteriota bacterium DNA window TGCTGATCTCCCTGGTCCTTCTGGCGGTGGTCCTGACTCAACGTGAAGTCAACGAAGCGCACAGGTGGATTCACGTCTTCGGGTATTCGTTGCAACCCGCGGAACTCTTCAAATATGCTCTTTTGTTGTTTACCGCCCTGTATATCGCCAAAGACGGCAGTATGGTCAACAGCATCAAAAAAATCGCCTGGCCCTGGGGCGCGTTTGTGGCGGTCGGGATCGGCCTGATCTTGCTGGAACCTGACTTGAGCATGGCCCTCTTGATGGTTGCCTCGCTGGCGGTGATCTTTTTTATGGCCGGTTTGAAGTGGCGCTACGTCCTGGCTTCGACAGTAATTCCCGTCCTGATTGGCGCTGTGATGGTGTTCGGCTTTGGCTACAAATCAGGAAGGATTACCGCGTTTTTGGATAATCAGTCTGTGGTCAGCACAAATGGCTACCAGGAATATCAATCTCTTATGGCAATCGGTTCCGGAGAATTGTTCGGCAAAGGGATTGGCCGAGGCTCGGCCAAGTTGTTTCATCTGCCGGAATCGCATACCGATTTTATTATCTCCAATGTGGCCGAGGAGGGTGGCTTTTTGCTGGTGACTATATGCCTTTCATTGTACTTGATTATAATCATTCGGGGTCTCCGGATCGCATCACTGGCCAGGGATCGTTTTGCGTTTTTTCTGGCGTTCGGTATAGTGACAATGCTATCAATAAATATAATTATAAATGTCGGAGTAGCGACAGGACTGTTGCCGACGACCGGGATGACTTTGCCGTTTCTGAGTTACGGCGGGAGTTCGATTCTGTGTTCTTCCTTTGGGATCGGTGTCCTGCTGAACATCTCACGGCATCAAAACAGGGTATCCAAGCTTTTTGAAAAACGGAAGTAAACATCTGGCGATCGCCGGTGGAGGCACTGGGGGACATATCTTCCCCGCCCTGGCTATTGCGAAAGCGGTAATGAATATGAGGCCTGAAATAAAACTGACATACCTGGGCAAGGCTACCGGCCCGGAGGCGCGGCTGGCTCGGCAGAATGATATAAGATTTTATGACATTCCCGCCCGGCCACTGGCACGCAAGCTCAGCCTGTCCAACCTGATGATCCCGTTTACGCTCTGGCGGGGGTCATCGCGTACGGTGAAACTGATCCGCAAAGAGGGAATTGGTGCGCTGATCGGTACAGGCGGGTATGTCTCGGTGCCGGCTTTAATGGGTGCTAAACGGGCGAAGATCGCGATCTTTCTGCAGGAACAAAACAGTTATCCCGGGATTGCCACAAGGCTGTATGCAAAGCACGCCAGCAGGTTGTTTATCGCCTCTTCTAAAGCGAAGAAGTACCTCTCCGCTGAATCAAGTTTCCATC harbors:
- the ftsW gene encoding putative lipid II flippase FtsW encodes the protein MKKNKEHRFDYTLFAVVMILLTIGVVMIYSASSFMAQVKWNQSELFFKKQLFWFVLAIATILIVSKINYTHWRYMAWPVMLISLVLLAVVLTQREVNEAHRWIHVFGYSLQPAELFKYALLLFTALYIAKDGSMVNSIKKIAWPWGAFVAVGIGLILLEPDLSMALLMVASLAVIFFMAGLKWRYVLASTVIPVLIGAVMVFGFGYKSGRITAFLDNQSVVSTNGYQEYQSLMAIGSGELFGKGIGRGSAKLFHLPESHTDFIISNVAEEGGFLLVTICLSLYLIIIIRGLRIASLARDRFAFFLAFGIVTMLSINIIINVGVATGLLPTTGMTLPFLSYGGSSILCSSFGIGVLLNISRHQNRVSKLFEKRK